The Schistocerca gregaria isolate iqSchGreg1 chromosome 1, iqSchGreg1.2, whole genome shotgun sequence genome includes a window with the following:
- the LOC126349167 gene encoding piggyBac transposable element-derived protein 4-like, with protein sequence MPKRGQADFDKLFKIRPLVEMLNKRYAQCYQPHQKVAIDESMVKFKGRSSMKQYMRDNPVKRGYKIWMLCDESAYNFKFQINNGRLATEKSELRVGAREVTDLGEELHGKNHIVFLDNFFTSYDLFVLLKHFQLEQ encoded by the coding sequence ATGCCTAAAAGGGGACAGGCCGATTTTGACAAGCTTTTTAAAATAAGGCCTCTTGTTGAAATGTTGAATAAAAGGTATGCACAGTGCTATCAGCCTCATCAAAAAGTAGCAATTGATGAGTCAATGGTGAAATTCAAAGGCAGAAGCTCAATGAAGCAGTACATGAGGGACAATCCTGTGAAAAGAGGCTATAAAATATGGATGCTATGTGATGAATCTGCATATAATTTCAAGTTCCAAATTAATAATGGAAGATTAGCTACAGAGAAGTCTGAACTGAGAGTGGGTGCACGGGAAGTAACAGATTTAGGTGAAGAACTTCATGGCAAAAATCATATCGTTTTCTTGGATAATTTCTTCACATCTTATGATCTTTTTGTCCTACTAAAACATTTTCAGTTGGAACAGTGA